Proteins from a genomic interval of Cyanobium sp. AMD-g:
- a CDS encoding succinate dehydrogenase/fumarate reductase iron-sulfur subunit produces MTTVSLTLRIWRQAGSQDNGAFEVHRLDAVSTDLSLLEALDLLNERLIAAGGRPVGFEHDCREGICGSCGFLVNGQAQGPQRATSVCQLYLRQFRDGEVLTLEPFRARAFPVLQDLAVDRSALDRIIAAGGYCSINTGSAPEANALLIGREQAAQAFDTAACIGCGACVASCRNASASLFVAAKLAHLGQLPQGQPERQHRARGMQAQMVSEGFGSCSSHLECEAVCPKQISADWISWMHRESWRRP; encoded by the coding sequence ATGACCACCGTGTCGCTCACCCTGAGGATCTGGCGTCAGGCGGGTTCCCAGGACAACGGGGCTTTTGAGGTCCATCGCCTGGACGCGGTCTCCACCGACCTCTCCCTGCTGGAGGCCCTTGACCTGCTCAACGAACGGCTGATTGCCGCCGGAGGGCGTCCCGTGGGGTTCGAGCACGACTGCCGTGAGGGCATCTGCGGCTCCTGCGGGTTCCTTGTCAATGGCCAGGCCCAGGGGCCCCAGCGGGCCACCAGCGTCTGCCAGCTCTATCTGCGCCAGTTCCGTGACGGCGAGGTACTGACCCTGGAACCCTTCCGCGCCCGTGCCTTTCCCGTGCTGCAGGACCTGGCCGTGGACCGTTCCGCCTTGGACCGGATCATCGCCGCCGGTGGCTACTGCTCGATCAACACCGGCAGTGCGCCGGAAGCGAACGCCCTGTTGATCGGGCGCGAGCAGGCGGCCCAGGCCTTCGACACCGCCGCCTGCATCGGCTGCGGTGCCTGCGTGGCCAGCTGCCGCAACGCCTCCGCCAGCCTGTTCGTGGCCGCCAAGCTGGCGCACCTGGGCCAGCTGCCCCAGGGCCAGCCGGAGCGGCAGCACCGGGCCCGGGGGATGCAGGCGCAGATGGTCAGCGAGGGCTTCGGCAGCTGCAGCAGCCACCTGGAATGCGAGGCCGTCTGCCCCAAGCAGATCTCCGCCGACTGGATCAGCTGGATGCACCGCGAGTCCTGGCGCCGCCCCTGA
- a CDS encoding acetate/propionate family kinase: MTAPSSADSPALGEVLVLNAGSSSLKVSVHGRGGERLWSDQRSWSVAAAEDTEAVLDAWLPEALAAWGDGLIRAGHRVVHGGERFTAPIRLDAEVLEVLEGLVPLAPLHNGPALRVMRWLSGWKPAIEQWACFDTAFHSTLPEAARTYAIPARWRAEGLRRFGFHGLNHQNVAETVARRAQAGGRPDAPGGEALRLISCHLGAGCSLCAIRGGYSIATTMGYTPMEGLVMATRSGSVDPGLLLHQLRRGATVEELAHDLQQESGLLGLSELSPSMKDLRLAAADGHGGAQLAIAVFRHQLLQGIGSMAASLGGVDVIALTGGIGEHDRALGEELEAALAWLEPFELLRIPADEEGVIARHCGAAGP; encoded by the coding sequence ATGACAGCCCCCTCCTCCGCGGACTCGCCGGCCCTGGGGGAGGTGCTGGTGCTGAACGCCGGCAGCTCCAGCCTCAAGGTGTCGGTGCACGGGCGCGGCGGGGAGCGCCTCTGGAGCGACCAGCGCAGCTGGAGCGTCGCCGCCGCCGAAGACACCGAGGCGGTCCTGGACGCCTGGCTGCCAGAAGCCCTGGCGGCGTGGGGGGATGGGCTGATCCGCGCCGGCCACCGGGTGGTCCATGGTGGCGAGCGCTTCACCGCCCCCATCCGTCTGGATGCGGAGGTGCTGGAGGTGCTGGAGGGGCTGGTGCCCCTGGCTCCCTTGCACAACGGTCCGGCCCTGCGGGTGATGCGCTGGTTGAGCGGCTGGAAGCCCGCGATCGAGCAGTGGGCCTGCTTCGACACGGCCTTCCACAGCACCCTGCCGGAGGCGGCCCGCACCTACGCGATTCCGGCCCGCTGGCGCGCCGAGGGCCTGCGCCGCTTCGGATTCCACGGCCTCAACCATCAGAACGTGGCCGAAACCGTGGCCCGCCGCGCTCAAGCCGGGGGCCGCCCCGATGCCCCCGGCGGCGAAGCCCTGCGGCTGATCAGCTGCCACCTCGGCGCCGGCTGCTCCCTCTGCGCCATCCGGGGCGGCTACAGCATCGCCACCACGATGGGCTACACCCCAATGGAGGGCCTGGTGATGGCCACCCGCAGCGGTTCGGTGGATCCTGGGCTGTTGCTGCACCAGCTGCGCCGGGGGGCCACGGTGGAGGAACTCGCCCACGACCTGCAGCAGGAGAGCGGCCTGCTGGGCCTCTCGGAGCTGAGTCCGAGCATGAAGGACCTGCGCCTGGCCGCCGCCGACGGCCATGGCGGGGCCCAGCTCGCCATCGCGGTGTTCCGCCACCAGCTGCTGCAGGGCATCGGGTCCATGGCCGCGAGCCTGGGCGGGGTCGACGTGATCGCCCTCACCGGCGGCATCGGTGAACACGACCGGGCCCTGGGGGAGGAGCTGGAGGCGGCGCTGGCCTGGCTGGAGCCCTTCGAGCTGCTGCGGATCCCCGCCGACGAGGAGGGGGTGATCGCCCGGCACTGCGGCGCCGCCGGCCCCTGA
- a CDS encoding phosphoketolase, giving the protein MTISTMAPFEAQAMTPELEQELSLIDAWWRAANYLAVGMIYLRDNPLLAQPLRHEHVKARLLGHWGSSPGQAFLWAHANRVIRRHDLDMIYLSGPGHGAPGVLGPTYLDGSYSEVYPDKSQDAEGMRRFFKQFSFPGHIGSHCTPETPGSIHEGGELGYVLSHACGAVFDNPDLIALACVGDGEAETGPLATSWHINKFLNPIDDGAVLPVLHLNGYKIANPTLLARIPHEELASLMRGYGWEPIFVEGHEPMAMHRAMAAAMDQAIGRILQIRAEARASGEAVRPAWPMIVLRSPKGWTGPASLHGKKLEGFWRAHQVPLAAPNTDPEQLQLLEEWLRSYRPEELFDAHGTLRPDLQALSPQGNRRMGSNPHANGGLLRRKLQFPPLEDYAVQVVAPGATEEENTYPLGELLRDIIRANPTSMRVFGPDETASNRLQAIYEVSKKVWMEEFLPEDLNGSELARSGRVVEMLSEHTLVGMMEGYLLTGRYGFFHTYEAFAHVIASMFNQHAKWLESCLLHATWRAPIGPWNCLISSTVWRQDHNGFTHQDPGFIDLAGNKSGDVVRVYLPADANCLLAVAEEALQETNVCNIIVSDKQKHLQYFTLEQARRHVAKGVSIVGWASNDDCGATPDEPDVVMACAGDIPTKETLAAVEILRREIPSLRIRVINVVKLFALTEPNEHPHGLSDRDFDTLFTTDRPVIFNFHGYPWLIHRLTYRRSNHANIHVRGYKEKGNINTPLELAMNNQIDRFNLVIDVVNRVPFLRSRAAHVKERMQDAILSHRAYAHTHGTDAPEVTDWRWTPPAAAR; this is encoded by the coding sequence ATGACCATCTCGACGATGGCCCCCTTCGAGGCCCAGGCCATGACGCCGGAACTGGAGCAGGAGCTGTCCCTGATCGATGCCTGGTGGCGCGCCGCCAACTATCTGGCCGTTGGGATGATCTATCTGCGGGACAACCCGTTGCTCGCCCAGCCGCTGCGCCATGAGCACGTCAAGGCACGGCTGCTGGGGCACTGGGGCTCCTCCCCCGGCCAGGCCTTCCTCTGGGCCCATGCCAACCGGGTGATCCGCCGCCACGACCTCGACATGATCTACCTGTCGGGGCCTGGCCACGGCGCCCCGGGGGTGCTTGGCCCCACCTATCTCGATGGCAGCTACAGCGAGGTCTATCCGGACAAAAGCCAGGACGCTGAAGGGATGCGGCGCTTCTTCAAGCAGTTCTCCTTCCCCGGCCACATCGGCAGCCACTGCACCCCGGAAACCCCCGGTTCCATCCACGAGGGCGGCGAACTGGGGTACGTGCTCTCGCACGCCTGCGGGGCGGTGTTCGACAACCCCGACCTGATCGCCCTGGCCTGCGTGGGCGATGGCGAGGCCGAGACCGGCCCCCTGGCCACCTCCTGGCACATCAACAAGTTCCTCAACCCGATCGACGACGGGGCGGTGCTGCCGGTGCTGCACCTCAACGGCTACAAGATCGCCAACCCCACCCTGCTGGCCCGCATTCCCCACGAGGAGCTGGCCAGCCTGATGCGCGGTTACGGCTGGGAGCCGATCTTCGTTGAAGGGCACGAGCCGATGGCCATGCACCGGGCCATGGCGGCCGCCATGGACCAGGCGATCGGGCGCATTCTGCAGATCCGCGCCGAGGCCCGCGCCAGCGGCGAGGCGGTCCGCCCGGCCTGGCCGATGATCGTGCTGCGCTCACCCAAGGGCTGGACCGGACCGGCCTCCCTGCACGGCAAGAAGCTGGAGGGCTTCTGGCGGGCCCACCAGGTGCCCCTGGCCGCCCCGAACACCGATCCCGAGCAGCTGCAGTTGCTGGAGGAGTGGCTCAGGAGCTACCGCCCCGAGGAGCTGTTCGACGCACACGGCACCCTGCGGCCTGACCTGCAGGCGCTCTCTCCGCAGGGGAACCGGCGGATGGGCTCCAACCCCCACGCCAACGGCGGCCTGCTGCGCCGCAAGCTGCAGTTCCCGCCCCTGGAGGACTATGCGGTGCAGGTGGTGGCCCCCGGCGCCACGGAGGAGGAGAACACCTACCCCCTCGGCGAACTGCTGCGCGACATCATCCGCGCCAATCCCACGTCCATGCGGGTGTTCGGCCCCGACGAAACCGCCTCCAACCGTCTGCAGGCCATCTACGAGGTCAGCAAGAAGGTGTGGATGGAGGAGTTCCTGCCTGAAGACCTCAACGGCAGCGAACTGGCCCGCAGCGGACGGGTGGTGGAGATGCTCAGCGAGCACACCCTGGTGGGAATGATGGAGGGCTATCTGCTCACCGGGCGTTACGGCTTCTTCCACACCTACGAGGCCTTCGCCCACGTGATCGCCTCGATGTTCAACCAGCACGCCAAATGGTTGGAATCCTGCCTGCTGCATGCCACCTGGCGGGCCCCGATCGGCCCCTGGAACTGCCTGATCTCCTCCACGGTATGGCGGCAGGACCACAACGGCTTCACCCACCAGGACCCCGGCTTCATCGACCTGGCGGGCAACAAGAGCGGTGATGTGGTGCGGGTGTACCTGCCGGCCGATGCCAACTGCCTGCTGGCGGTGGCGGAGGAGGCCCTGCAGGAAACGAATGTCTGCAACATCATCGTCTCCGACAAGCAGAAGCACCTGCAGTACTTCACCCTGGAGCAGGCCCGGCGCCATGTGGCCAAGGGTGTCAGCATCGTCGGCTGGGCCAGCAACGACGACTGCGGCGCCACTCCGGATGAGCCGGATGTGGTGATGGCCTGCGCCGGCGACATCCCCACAAAGGAGACGCTGGCGGCGGTGGAGATCCTGCGCCGGGAGATCCCCAGCCTGCGGATCCGGGTGATCAATGTGGTCAAGCTGTTCGCCCTCACCGAGCCGAACGAACATCCCCACGGCCTCAGCGACCGCGACTTCGACACCCTGTTCACCACCGACCGGCCGGTGATCTTCAACTTCCACGGCTACCCCTGGCTGATCCACCGGCTCACCTACCGCCGCAGCAACCACGCCAACATCCATGTGCGCGGGTACAAGGAAAAGGGCAACATCAACACGCCGCTCGAGCTGGCGATGAACAACCAGATCGACCGCTTCAATCTGGTCATCGATGTCGTCAACCGGGTGCCCTTCCTGCGCTCCCGCGCCGCCCACGTCAAGGAGCGGATGCAGGACGCGATCCTGTCCCACCGGGCCTACGCCCACACCCACGGCACCGATGCCCCGGAAGTGACCGACTGGCGCTGGACCCCGCCCGCCGCCGCGCGCTGA
- a CDS encoding histidine phosphatase family protein produces the protein MTTIQNVPTATPTAPAEVVLIRHGETAWSLSGQHTGSTDIPLTERGEAAARGLAPLLAASPFSLVLSSPLQRARRTCELAGLAGQACLEPDLVEWDYGAYEGLTNTEIQRDRAGWMVFRDGCPDGESPAQVGERVDRVIRRLQQSGGRVALFAHGHLLRVFVARWIGLPPGHGAHFLLDTATLTVLSDYRGLPAVKCWNAPTSGPWMSDS, from the coding sequence GTGACAACGATTCAGAACGTCCCGACCGCCACGCCCACCGCCCCTGCCGAGGTGGTCCTGATTCGCCACGGCGAAACGGCATGGAGCCTGTCGGGCCAGCACACCGGCAGCACCGACATCCCCCTCACCGAGCGGGGGGAGGCGGCCGCCCGAGGGCTGGCCCCGCTCCTGGCGGCGAGCCCATTTTCCCTGGTGCTGTCCAGCCCGCTGCAGCGGGCGCGGCGCACCTGCGAACTGGCGGGCCTGGCCGGCCAGGCCTGCCTGGAGCCCGATCTGGTCGAGTGGGACTACGGGGCCTACGAGGGCCTCACGAACACGGAGATCCAGCGGGATCGGGCGGGCTGGATGGTGTTCCGTGATGGCTGTCCCGATGGGGAAAGTCCCGCCCAGGTGGGGGAACGGGTCGACCGGGTGATCCGGCGCCTGCAGCAGAGCGGAGGCCGGGTGGCCCTGTTCGCCCACGGGCATCTGCTGCGGGTGTTCGTGGCCCGCTGGATCGGGCTGCCGCCCGGCCACGGCGCCCACTTCCTGCTCGACACCGCCACGCTCACGGTCCTCTCCGACTACCGCGGCCTGCCGGCCGTGAAGTGCTGGAACGCCCCCACATCCGGGCCGTGGATGTCGGATTCCTGA
- a CDS encoding molybdopterin oxidoreductase family protein: MSHPATPVPPSDGPARAQCPYCGVGCGLEMKPPGAAAAGGGEAIWTARGDRHHPSSLGQVCVKGATVGETLHRNRLTTPLYRQRTDQPFAPISWDRAFDLLEAQVRRTLAEKGPSGIAMYGSGQFQTEDYYVANKLIKGALGSNNFDANSRLCMSSAVSGYVRSFGSDGPPCCYDDLDQADTVLLIGTNTAECHPVLFQRLLKRKRRQKQDLQIVVVDPRATATSDAADLHLAIRPGTDLALLHGLGHLLLERGGVDRAYVQASTEGFDVLAQLWAAWTPEKVSRFCGIEERQLHQLADRWVASPAVLSLWSMGVNQSVEGTATVAGIINLHLVSGQIGRPGAGPFSLTGQPNAMGGREAGGLARLLPGYRYVTDAGHRAELERHWGLDSGAIAPESGLTVWEQIEAMERDALGLWWVAATNPLVSLPWLDRVRAAVARCPMVVLNEAYAGTETAAISHLVLPSAQWSEKAGVMTNSERRVTHCPAFRAPPGEARADWAIFAELGRRLGFEEQFRYGSSAEVFAEFVAITSGRLCDLSGLSHGFLHEHGPQQWPFPAGTPPGGGAPRLHTSGRFPTASGRARLISEQPMGLGEPPDDDYPLVLTVGRYLEQWHTMTRTAHVERLLRPHAAPLLEVNPVDARTHGLVDAGRAEVVSRRGAVTATVQITERIRQGTVFLPMHWGASQEQACEANRLMHDLGCPISQQPELKAAAVTLKPIAAPSRARLSNSGDHPGLRSDLKS; the protein is encoded by the coding sequence TTGAGTCACCCCGCTACGCCTGTTCCCCCTTCCGATGGCCCGGCCCGGGCCCAGTGCCCCTACTGCGGTGTGGGCTGCGGCCTCGAGATGAAGCCCCCGGGGGCGGCAGCGGCGGGCGGCGGTGAGGCGATCTGGACGGCCCGCGGCGACCGCCACCACCCTTCTTCCCTGGGCCAGGTCTGCGTCAAGGGGGCCACCGTGGGCGAGACCCTGCACCGCAACCGGCTCACCACACCGCTCTACCGGCAACGCACCGACCAGCCCTTCGCGCCGATCAGCTGGGATCGGGCCTTCGATCTGCTGGAGGCCCAGGTGCGCCGCACCCTGGCCGAAAAGGGCCCCTCCGGGATCGCCATGTATGGCTCCGGGCAGTTCCAGACCGAGGACTATTACGTCGCCAACAAACTGATCAAGGGGGCGCTGGGCAGCAACAACTTTGACGCCAACTCGCGCCTGTGCATGAGTTCGGCCGTGTCGGGCTATGTCCGCAGTTTCGGCTCCGATGGTCCCCCCTGTTGCTACGACGACCTGGATCAGGCCGACACGGTGCTGCTGATCGGCACCAACACGGCCGAGTGCCATCCGGTGCTGTTCCAGCGCCTGCTGAAGCGCAAGCGCAGGCAGAAGCAGGACCTTCAGATCGTGGTGGTGGACCCGCGTGCCACCGCCACCAGCGACGCGGCCGACCTGCACCTGGCGATCCGGCCCGGCACCGATCTGGCCTTGCTGCATGGCCTCGGCCACCTGCTGCTGGAGCGGGGCGGGGTGGATCGGGCCTATGTGCAGGCGTCCACCGAGGGCTTTGATGTCCTGGCCCAGCTGTGGGCGGCCTGGACGCCGGAGAAGGTGAGCCGGTTCTGCGGCATCGAGGAGCGGCAGCTGCACCAGCTCGCGGACCGCTGGGTGGCAAGCCCCGCGGTGCTGAGTCTCTGGTCGATGGGGGTGAACCAGAGCGTCGAGGGCACCGCCACCGTGGCGGGGATCATCAACCTGCATCTGGTCAGCGGCCAGATCGGCCGGCCCGGCGCCGGGCCCTTTTCGCTCACCGGCCAGCCCAATGCCATGGGGGGCCGGGAAGCGGGTGGCCTGGCCCGGCTGCTGCCGGGCTACCGCTACGTCACCGATGCCGGGCATCGCGCTGAGCTGGAACGCCACTGGGGTCTGGACTCCGGTGCCATCGCACCGGAATCGGGGCTCACCGTGTGGGAACAGATCGAGGCGATGGAGCGGGACGCACTGGGGCTCTGGTGGGTGGCAGCCACCAATCCGCTGGTGAGCCTTCCCTGGCTCGATCGGGTGCGGGCCGCCGTGGCCCGCTGCCCGATGGTGGTGCTCAACGAGGCCTATGCCGGCACCGAAACCGCCGCCATCTCCCACCTGGTGCTGCCGTCGGCCCAGTGGAGCGAGAAGGCCGGCGTGATGACCAATTCCGAGCGCCGCGTCACCCACTGCCCAGCCTTCCGCGCCCCCCCGGGCGAGGCCCGAGCCGACTGGGCGATCTTCGCCGAACTGGGCCGACGGCTGGGTTTTGAGGAGCAGTTCCGCTATGGCTCCTCGGCCGAGGTGTTCGCCGAGTTCGTCGCCATCACCTCCGGACGGTTGTGCGATCTCAGTGGCCTCAGCCATGGGTTCCTGCACGAGCACGGCCCCCAGCAATGGCCGTTCCCAGCCGGCACGCCGCCCGGTGGCGGTGCCCCGCGTCTGCACACCTCCGGCCGATTCCCCACGGCTTCGGGCCGCGCCCGCCTGATCAGCGAGCAGCCCATGGGCCTGGGTGAACCCCCCGATGACGACTACCCCCTGGTGCTCACCGTCGGCCGTTACCTGGAGCAGTGGCACACCATGACCCGCACGGCCCACGTCGAGCGGCTGCTGCGGCCCCATGCTGCGCCGCTGCTGGAGGTGAATCCCGTTGATGCCCGAACGCATGGATTGGTCGATGCGGGCCGGGCGGAGGTGGTCTCCCGCAGGGGGGCCGTGACGGCCACGGTGCAGATCACCGAGCGCATTCGCCAGGGCACGGTGTTTCTGCCGATGCACTGGGGGGCGTCCCAGGAGCAGGCCTGCGAGGCCAACCGGCTGATGCATGACCTGGGTTGCCCGATCTCCCAGCAGCCGGAACTCAAGGCTGCGGCTGTGACGCTGAAGCCGATCGCGGCGCCGTCAAGGGCGAGGCTGTCGAACTCCGGCGACCATCCAGGTCTCCGGTCCGACCTGAAGTCCTGA
- a CDS encoding helix-turn-helix domain-containing protein, whose amino-acid sequence MTPQQSVGINIAEGHTLLLDPEHQGAVRCFQIEQGLLKVSLSTTNHQSITLGFLQAGDQLPLEFQRRATMHLEAITPVQLSESNVDAPQPGQHSLNDWTVDLLLIRHLTTAEQRLTALLRLLAERIGYRQKEWYVLPFQLTHAQIAGLIGHTRVTVTQNFSILRRARLIETCRGPTGDLRLAPRLVEQPASDSGLQVGPETWMVAGVRQPRP is encoded by the coding sequence GTGACACCACAGCAGAGTGTCGGGATCAACATCGCCGAGGGCCACACCCTGCTGCTCGATCCAGAACATCAAGGTGCGGTCCGGTGTTTCCAGATCGAGCAGGGGCTGTTGAAGGTCTCGTTGTCAACCACCAACCACCAGTCCATCACCCTGGGATTTCTTCAGGCCGGCGATCAGTTGCCCCTGGAGTTTCAGCGCAGGGCAACGATGCATCTGGAAGCCATCACCCCGGTGCAGCTGAGCGAATCCAACGTCGACGCGCCGCAACCAGGGCAGCACAGCCTCAACGACTGGACCGTGGATCTGCTGTTGATTCGCCACCTGACAACGGCTGAACAACGCCTGACAGCCCTGTTGCGATTGCTGGCCGAACGCATCGGTTATCGACAGAAGGAATGGTATGTGTTGCCTTTCCAGCTCACCCACGCCCAGATCGCCGGTCTGATCGGACACACCAGAGTGACCGTGACGCAGAACTTCTCGATTCTGCGCCGAGCTCGGCTGATCGAAACCTGCCGCGGCCCGACCGGAGACCTCAGGCTCGCCCCGCGACTGGTGGAGCAGCCGGCAAGCGACTCAGGACTTCAGGTCGGACCGGAGACCTGGATGGTCGCCGGAGTTCGACAGCCTCGCCCTTGA
- a CDS encoding nitrate ABC transporter ATP-binding protein (This model describes the ATP binding subunits of ATP-binding cassette (ABC) transporters for nitrate transport, or for bicarbonate transport, in bacteria and archaea.) — MQTLTSAPSSQAVSNEPFLVIDGVSKVYPTPKGPYTVLDNISLEVAEGEFICVIGHSGCGKSTLLDLVSGFGQPTSGEVRLESVPIREPGPDRMVVFQNYSLLPWMSAAENVALAVNNVFPHLKRNGDASRIVESHLAMVGLSEAADKRPGSLSGGMKQRVSIARALALQPKVLILDEPFGALDPITKEELQEELLKIWQEHKVTVLMITHSIDEALFLADRVVMMTNGPAATIGEILELPFPRPRQRAQLMEMPEYYDYRNHALDFLYRRFAHDDQ; from the coding sequence ATGCAGACCCTGACGTCGGCCCCGTCCAGCCAAGCCGTTTCCAATGAACCGTTCCTGGTGATCGATGGCGTCAGCAAGGTGTATCCCACCCCGAAGGGGCCTTACACCGTGCTCGACAACATCAGCCTGGAGGTGGCGGAAGGCGAATTCATCTGCGTCATCGGCCATTCCGGTTGCGGCAAATCCACCCTGCTCGACCTGGTATCGGGCTTCGGCCAGCCCACCAGTGGAGAGGTGCGGCTGGAATCGGTGCCGATCCGCGAACCCGGCCCCGACCGGATGGTGGTGTTTCAGAACTATTCCCTGCTGCCCTGGATGTCGGCCGCCGAGAACGTGGCCCTGGCGGTGAACAACGTGTTTCCCCATCTCAAACGCAACGGCGACGCCAGCCGGATCGTCGAGAGCCACCTGGCCATGGTGGGGCTGAGTGAGGCGGCCGACAAGCGACCGGGCAGCCTGTCCGGGGGGATGAAGCAACGGGTCTCGATCGCCCGGGCCCTGGCCTTGCAGCCGAAGGTGCTGATCCTTGATGAGCCGTTCGGCGCCCTCGATCCGATCACCAAGGAGGAGCTGCAGGAGGAGCTGCTCAAGATCTGGCAGGAGCACAAGGTGACCGTGCTGATGATCACCCACTCCATCGATGAGGCCCTGTTCCTGGCCGATCGGGTCGTGATGATGACCAATGGCCCGGCGGCGACGATCGGCGAGATCCTCGAGCTGCCCTTCCCGCGACCCCGTCAGCGGGCCCAGCTGATGGAAATGCCGGAGTATTACGACTACCGCAACCACGCGCTCGACTTTCTCTATCGGCGTTTCGCCCATGACGATCAGTGA
- a CDS encoding nitrate ABC transporter ATP-binding protein (This model describes the ATP binding subunits of ATP-binding cassette (ABC) transporters for nitrate transport, or for bicarbonate transport, in bacteria and archaea.), whose product MATLFTVDHVTQVFPLPGGGNYVALRDIFLNIAEGEFISLVGHSGCGKSTLLNLLAGLTSATQGGILMNGRQVTDPGPDRMVVFQNYSLLPWLTVRQNIALGVDNVIAAKDHKEREAIIDHHIQLVGLKAAADKYPREISGGMKQRVAIARALALRPKLLLLDEPFGALDALTRGNLQEQLMQICQEAKVTALMVTHDVDEALLLSDRVVLMTNGPEAHIDQILEVPLPRPRTQLGAVEHPRYYGLRGEIVNFLSEQRRARQQRLKPADAIAANGLEKVNLELGFIPLTDCLPLVVAQEKGFFTKHGLDQVRLRRESNWKTLETHVRQGVIDGALMVAGMPIAMTLGCNGQPPMPMVSALTLSCNGNAITLHRRFHDAGVTTLAELKAWIVAHPGTKPVLAVVHPASMHNLILRAWLASAGIHPERDVELLVIPPPQMLAALKAGTIDGYCVGEPWNSRAVSEGLGTVIATDVELWNGHGEKVLGVKEAWAAAYPRTHQALVQALLEACRYCDDPAHRNELAELLSQSQYVGTDVATIRPGLVDAYDRGTGAPTVMPSFNRFFGPEVNEPNPSEAVWILSQLGRWGLTSFPSNWQEVADRVQDRALFRSAAAALGLPTTAQPPSPVAAFNGDRLDPVDPLGYLNLLAVKGQVTVAPAPLPAPASR is encoded by the coding sequence ATGGCCACCCTGTTCACGGTTGACCACGTCACCCAGGTCTTCCCCCTGCCTGGAGGGGGCAACTACGTGGCCCTCAGAGATATCTTTCTCAATATCGCCGAAGGCGAATTCATCTCGCTCGTCGGCCACTCCGGCTGCGGCAAGTCGACCCTGTTGAATTTGCTGGCTGGGCTCACCAGTGCCACCCAGGGGGGCATTCTGATGAACGGCCGGCAGGTCACCGATCCAGGTCCTGATCGGATGGTGGTGTTCCAGAACTATTCACTGCTGCCCTGGCTCACGGTGCGCCAGAACATCGCCCTCGGCGTTGACAACGTGATCGCCGCCAAGGATCACAAGGAACGGGAAGCGATCATTGACCACCACATCCAGCTGGTGGGTCTGAAGGCCGCCGCCGATAAATATCCCAGGGAAATTTCCGGTGGCATGAAACAACGGGTCGCCATCGCCCGGGCCCTGGCCCTGCGGCCGAAGCTGCTGCTGCTGGATGAGCCCTTCGGCGCCCTCGATGCGCTCACCCGGGGCAACCTGCAGGAACAGCTCATGCAGATCTGCCAGGAGGCCAAGGTCACCGCCCTGATGGTCACCCACGATGTGGATGAGGCCCTGCTGCTCTCCGACCGGGTGGTGCTGATGACCAACGGGCCTGAGGCCCACATCGACCAGATTCTCGAGGTGCCCTTGCCCCGGCCCCGAACCCAGCTGGGGGCGGTGGAGCACCCGCGCTACTACGGGCTCCGCGGCGAGATCGTGAACTTCCTCTCGGAACAGCGCCGGGCCAGACAGCAGCGGCTCAAGCCCGCCGATGCCATCGCCGCCAACGGCCTGGAGAAGGTGAATCTGGAGCTGGGCTTCATTCCCCTCACCGACTGCCTGCCGCTGGTGGTGGCCCAGGAGAAGGGGTTCTTCACCAAGCACGGCCTCGACCAGGTGCGGCTGCGGCGTGAAAGCAACTGGAAAACCCTCGAGACCCACGTCCGCCAGGGCGTGATCGATGGGGCCCTCATGGTGGCTGGCATGCCCATCGCCATGACCCTCGGTTGCAACGGCCAACCGCCGATGCCCATGGTCAGTGCCCTCACCTTGAGCTGCAACGGCAATGCCATCACCCTGCATCGCCGCTTCCACGACGCCGGGGTGACCACCCTGGCTGAGCTCAAAGCCTGGATCGTCGCCCACCCGGGCACCAAGCCGGTTCTCGCCGTGGTGCATCCGGCCTCGATGCACAACCTGATCCTGCGGGCCTGGCTGGCCTCAGCGGGGATCCATCCCGAGCGTGACGTGGAGCTGCTGGTGATCCCACCACCTCAGATGCTGGCAGCGCTCAAGGCGGGCACCATCGATGGCTACTGCGTCGGTGAGCCCTGGAACTCCCGCGCCGTGAGCGAAGGGCTCGGCACGGTGATCGCCACCGATGTGGAGCTCTGGAATGGCCACGGCGAAAAGGTGCTGGGGGTGAAAGAGGCGTGGGCAGCGGCCTACCCCCGCACCCACCAGGCCCTGGTGCAGGCGCTGCTGGAGGCCTGCCGCTACTGCGACGACCCGGCCCACCGCAACGAACTGGCGGAACTCCTGTCCCAGAGTCAGTACGTGGGCACCGATGTGGCGACGATCCGCCCGGGACTGGTCGATGCCTACGACCGTGGCACCGGCGCACCCACCGTCATGCCGTCGTTCAACCGCTTCTTCGGCCCTGAGGTCAACGAGCCCAACCCGAGCGAGGCGGTCTGGATCCTCAGCCAGCTGGGACGCTGGGGCCTCACCAGCTTTCCCAGCAACTGGCAGGAGGTGGCCGACCGGGTGCAGGATCGCGCCCTGTTCCGCAGCGCCGCCGCCGCCCTGGGGCTGCCGACCACGGCGCAGCCCCCCTCACCGGTGGCGGCGTTCAACGGCGATCGCCTCGACCCGGTCGATCCCCTGGGTTACCTCAACCTCTTGGCCGTCAAGGGCCAGGTGACGGTGGCCCCGGCGCCACTGCCCGCCCCGGCCAGCCGCTGA